Part of the Aptenodytes patagonicus chromosome 2, bAptPat1.pri.cur, whole genome shotgun sequence genome, TCTCTGTACAAGtgacttcattttctgtatttacacCTTTTCCAGTCCATGATTCATTAGCAAATATTGGACAGTTTGAACCTCATATtgatttcttcactttttcatgGAAGTGTTGAGCGTTGTCAAGTCAGATTCGTTATTGAGGAGTGAATTCTTTATATCACCATCAGCAATGAaccatgtgctgcaatcaaagaAAGACATcaatgtgatttattttaattatatttatttcctgtaattttttattCATTGAGTCCTTTATCAGCTGTTCCATATTTTGCCAAGGATCAATTTCAAGTTGTAAATCAGTAACAGTTTTAGCCTTATAAATACTTGGCTCTCCCAATTTGCCCTTTTAAAATACTGGCACAACTTCAGCTCTCTTCCAGTTTTTTGCAACTTCCTCAGCACTTCAGTGTTACTGAAAATAATGGTGATTTAAAGAGCTCTTTGGCCACCTCTTAAATTTGATGAGATTTGATGAATATGCTGGCAGTTTCACGATGTTCAGCCGGGGTGGGGATGCAGATTTTGCCATAGTTGTTTTACCCCACTGTTCCCACATGGAGCATTAATGATGCCCATATCATGTCCACCATGACTTTGCTGGTGTCCCAGTTTGCTGCTGCACCAATGCAGGTAAAATAAGGGATCCAAGAGTGAAACGGCAACGAGCCCCTCACGAACAAAGCAGCTCAAATCACTACATTGCAAAAAATCACTTTGACACTCTGTCAGTCGTACATCACCGCAGCAATCGCTGGAACTAATAGTCATTCATTACCTTTGTCAGGTGAAATTTCCTTAATTGCCTGCAACTTTGCTTCCAGGAAACTCCCACTTTCAGCTGCCGATGCCAGCTTAAAGGCCGCGCCTCCCAGCAGTAATTTTTAGGAAAAGTCCAGGCAAATTAACGGGGGATGAAGTCATGCGTGGCGTACCTCTGGCTGTACAGGATCAGGACGTGTCCTGGAGTCACCTGCCTGACCCGCCTGCATCGAGAAGAAAGGTCAGCGGgatgggggtggaggaggaaggtggtCAGCCAACCTGTCATGTAATCCAAGGGCATTCTTTTGTGACCTTTTCTTCTCcctaaaaaataaaggaaacacgGTAGCAGGctgcctggagagctgctgctccttGAACCTTAACAATATGTATTCAGTGTTGCGAGGAGACATTCAGCAGACGGCATTCAGCGCGCGCCGTAGCTGCCCTAGCTATCAAGCTCCCATACAGATGTTCATTGAACTGTCAGAACATcgagaggaaaataaattaattgtaacTGGAAGAAGGTTAGTTAAATCTTCTCTGGAAGTATTATATAGCCATTAGATTGCATAGAAAACTCAATAATAATGGGTAATAATGTTCTTCCGAGGAATTAAATAGAAGCCCAATTTATAATGCTGCTCGGCATTCAAACCAGAGTGTTCCACCTTCCTGGTACATGATAAACATTTACTAATTAATCCTCACAAAGCCTGGCTGAGGCAGATCTCTTCACACCACTGATTCTGTTTTATAAATGGGAACAAGAAGGTACGAGATACATCCTTTGACGCTGAGGCTGTGTACGTCTTCAAACATGATTTGGGTCTCTGGGAGCCCACTCAGCATCTGTGTTTGAATACTGAGAGGTTTGTAAAAAGCCTCAGAGCCAGGATCAGAAGTCAAGGTTTCTTCGTGCCCCTTCACTGTGCTCGGACCATGGCGGCATGTTTCGATATGATTCTTCAGCACTATCTCCAGAATACTGATATTTTTCCTGCATGATCATATTACATTGCAGGAATGGTATTTAGAAGAAAAGCCAATGGTCTTAAGTCTCAAGTAAGAGCAGTAGGAATTGGTCCATAATGTAGCTGCTAATTATGTCAAGATTCAAGGAACAAAACTTATCACCAAGTGGAAGCTGTTATTTGCAGAAGATCAGTATGGATTGTATGGGACGTGTGTTGTCAAATAAATGTGGAAGTAATTTACACCAGGATAGTGGACTATCCATGACTGCAGACAAATCAGAATTATTTAGTGTCATTTTAAGATGCTCTCCTGTCTCTCTGTCACCGTTTAAGGCATGAATAAACACAGGATATAATGAAAGGGAGCTTCATCCCAGCACTGAGCTGCAGCAAAAGTAGGGAtctttcctattgatttcagtttaatttttgtCTGCTTACACAGGTCACTAATTTGAGTTTGCAGTTGATTCCATGACCTGTGCAAGGATCCCACACAACACAGATAGAGAATCTGAAATACtcataaaaaaacaaataaaaatgggGATAGACACAGCCCAGAGTGAAACAAGGTTGTGTAGACATGATGTTATGTGTTAAAACGATGGGCTAAAGTCCAGCTTCCCAGTTAATCCACGCTTTAGTGTTTAAAGTGTTGCCGTGGGGGCCTAACAAGTAGTCTCCTACTTTCAGGCACTGCCAAGTTTAGCTGAAGGTCTGGCTTGGACAAGGAAGCATTTTTTCCAACTCATTTTTAGCTGAACAACCTTTGACGCAACAAAAGTAGTAAGTTCCCAAAAAGCACAACTCTGCATTGGTGCTGGACCATCCAGAGAAAGCAATGCAACCTTTATAtcctcagtaaaaaaaaaatgacccaGGAGTTTATTACAATTTTTGATACATCAGAGATGTCACTGATACTTTAAAATATGTaacaaagaaaatgctctttACTAGCTATAGAGAGATTGGTCCATGGTTAGTGCAGATCAGAGACTCTTTCAGGGGAGTTAGAAGATTGCTCCCATCCCACCCATCTTCTCCtttaattaattaacattaaaaCTATGCTTTTACAAGACAAGACATGCTGGATAAAATTCTGATTTGCTTGAAGTCACTGAGAATTTGTCCATTGCTTTCAACAAGGGCAGGATTTTACCTAATATTTTTAACAGCCTTTTATAAAAGAGTGTTGAAAAAGATCTCAAGGGCCATCCTATCTCTCCTCTCGTTGAAAGGCAGGATCAGCTACATCTATGTCAGTCCTGATGGTTGTTTGTCTAACTGGTCCTGAAAGAGCTGCAACGCTTGATAGCTCAGCTTCCATTTTCACCTGTCCcaagatatgaaaataaaaaggtctttttttacCAACCCTACCAGGATTTTTGACTGGTTTAAAGGACCAGTGACAATTTTAACGTCTGATGTCTCACAATCTGCTAAGGATAGGAACTAATCCTATCCATCCCCAGGGAGCTTTCCCATGatttattgacttttttcccttttatctctTCTTCTTGAGATATCTGACATGAAATCATGTCATTCTGATTCCCATTTTGTCTTTTCCTCCACCATTTCAGTTCTGGTCTGATTTCAGTGGCTGCCCCATAAGAACCGATAGttaaaattaatgcttttctTCACCTGAAGGACTGCCAGTCTTCCAGCGGTGCAGCATAAAGTGCGTAATTCTAATTCTAGGAGTGAAATGCCAACTACTATAATTATGTTGCCAACATGGAAAGGCAAGGCGGCAACAGAGCAATAACAACGAGGCAGGACTGGAGCCTtaggggggaggaagagaaggagggttgggcaaaagaagaaatatttaagtcTGGTCCTTGCAGAAGAGCACCTCTACAGTTTGGTTATGCTTCCAGAATGAAACATCACCAGTCATTAACTGCCCTTTGCCTGCAATCCAGTGCTCACAGAAACAAAGCGGGGTCTTTGCTTTGGTTTCAATCACACTCAGAAATAGTAAAACACAGCTTCTTGTTGACAGGCAATTTGAAATACACTCCTTGCATCCCCTGCAACTACAGGCAACCTGCCCCACGGCCGCTCGAAATACATTTATGGTTTAGAATGGGAAACACAGACACAAAGATTAATATTTACAGCTGGTATTTCTGAAAGTAAAGGTTTGAGGCAGATGCTCACACGTAGCAGTCAGAGAACGAGAGGTGGGATTCCCATGCATTCTCTCTCGTTCCAGGGTACACCATGCATTAAGCTTtcacaataaataattttttttaaaactttctacaCGGATTCCAATAGCAAATAGCACAATTCGTTGTTGATAAAGCATTGTGAGAAAAGGCTTTGTACTTGGAGTCTGCTCTTAACCCTTACTGAGGGTTTTATTCCCCAAATACAAACACTTAACAACCTCTACCGGCAAAAGACAAGACAAACAGCCCTTTCAACCAAGCCATAAAATATCTAGTTTCATATATAATCACAAAACCTCCTGACATTAAGGCGTCCCAGCTTTGCACATGGGACAAAGCTGATTAATGCTGTGAGAGACTAGCAGTGGGCAAAACCAGAGTTCCAAATACGACTCTTTGCCAGGAGACTCCTCAGCACCATTACTGCCACCAAACAGTCCCAAGAACGTCACTAGGAAGGCGGGAGGAAAGCAGTGGGGCACTGGAGGAAGAATGCTGTACTGCTGGCCAGAGAAACCCTTACATGCTGTTTGCAGGAAAAATAGCAACTGACTTAGAGGCTGGGATGGAGAGTCTGAGTAGGAACTGGGACCGTTGCTGGGACATACGACCCATGGGGATGAGCCTTTAGCATCAGCTCGGTATCTGTGGCTTTGAACTTCCTCAGGAGTTTGGTAGGATTCATTGAGAGTTGAAATCAGCTTCCTGGGGCAGCGGAAAAGCTTTTTCTGCTCAGTGCTGTCTAAAGAATAGGTTCCTGAAGGCATTGTTGTAGTTTTTGTTGAAAGCAGTGTAGATGAGTGgattaaaaaaggaatttgaataGCCCAGCCATAGAAAAATACTCTTCCAAATGGGTGGGATGTCGCACGAGCAGAGGGGGTTGATGAGCTCCGTGATGAAGAAAGGGATCCAGCAGAGCACGAAGACCCCAATAAGGATGCCCACCATGAGGgcagctttcttttccttctgctctctccACGTGTCTCCGTCCGTCTGGAACGTAACAGTGGCATGACGGACAGTGAAGACCATCTGTGGCTGCTGGGCAGCTTCTTTTACCTGCCAAACACAAACACAAGTTGCACCATATGTGCCTCAGTCAGCTGATCCCACACAGCAGGTACACAACCAAACTATGCAAGTGACGGCCAGAGCTCATGGGGAAACGCGGGACATCTACGTCATGCTCTAATGGAGGGGAGATTGGTTGTATGACCCTCTTCTGGGTAACAGAGACTATTTTTAAGTGAGGCTGGAAACTAAGGAGAGTAGTGCTATATGGGCACACGGAATTCCTCACACAGCATCACAATAAGATTATTTCCCCATTTACAATCAGATCAGTAGAACAGGCACACACCCACATGCTGTGCACAAAAGTCTCCTTGCTTTCTGTGAACCCATTGAGTTTAAGAGTGCTTGGAAGGAGAGGCAAGAAAATGAGCATACATTTCCTTCCGCCTCCCAAGAAGTCTCTACAGTGCACAGTCACCGCGCCTGAGATGAACTGACACAATGCAGCCACGATTAGGAAGCATTTACAAGGATGCTCTGCACGTGTGTCTGCTGTGTAAATCCACAACCTCCCCAAAGCCACAGCTGCTTGCCAGGTTATCGTCCCCAGCGGCGATGGGATCCCATCCATTCACACCCCCACACGTCTCCCCACGGGAGGAACGGTGACCCCTTACTCACACTCACGAGCACTGATTCAGCATTCCATGGGGGGACATCTGTGAGTCACCGCCCGCCCACGTGGAGCTCAGGCTCGCAATCTGGCCCAAAGTTGCTTTAGCTACACTTTGCATGCTCACAGCTGGCGACTCGGAAGGAGTCAAAAGACTGGGCTTGCAAGCTTTGCAGTCAACTTTCCCTTGAAAGCCTCCAGGATTCACCGGGCTTCGGTAGGATGCTGTTTGCTTGCACACTTTAGCTCCAAGTTTCCCCCACTACTGCAAAGGCTTGGCTGCTACCAGCAGTTGACTAGAGCAAAATACAACCGAGTTGACCTACCTCCAGGGCTTCTGGTGTAATGGGAGTGATGGAGTTGCTCTTCCGAGATCCAATTCGAAACTTGGCAGCCTTGTAGATCTTCCAGTACACAAACAGCACCACGCAGAGGGGCAGGTAGAAGGCGCCAAAGGTGGAGAAGATGGTGTAGGATGGCTCCTGGCTGACTTGGCACTCCTCACTGTCCTCTGAGTAAGTCTCTCCCCAGCCAAAGAGCAGCGGGGCCAAGGAGATGAAGGCAGAGAGTGCCCAGGTGAGGGCAATCATGATGTTGGAGATGCGGCGCCGGATGCGAAGCGTGTACTCCAGGTGGCGGGTGATGGACCAGTAGCGGTCGAGGGCGATGGCCGTGACATTCCAGATGCTGGCGGTGCAGCACAGCACATCAAAGGAGATCCACACCTGGCACAGTGACCGGCccagccgccaccgccgcccaGACAACTCGTGCACCAAGCTGAGGGGCATGACGAGGGCTGCCACCATCACGTCGGAGATGGCCATGGAGGCCACCAGGTTGTGGGGCACCCGGTGGAAAGTGCGAACCCGGAGGATGGTGGCCAGGACCAGCCCGTTCCACAGGAACGTGGCCACCACCAGCATGGCCAACAGGGTGAGGACCAGCACGCTGAAGACGGAGAGATGCGCCCGGCCGCCGTCCGGGCCGGCGGAGGACCCGCTCCGGTTGCTGGCATCCGGCGTCGTATCGGCGAAGCAGCTGAGGTTGAGCAGGCGCTCCATGCCGGGGGCTCCGGGGCACCCGGGCTCCTCCGGGCGAGGTGGCGGTGCTCGGCGCTGGGCACTCcccgtgccggggggggggagctccgCCCTACCGCGGGCGCGGAGAGTCCCCGGCCGCCCCGAGCGGCGCCGGGCACGGCGGCTCCGCGCTGCCAGCCGCCGGGGTCTTCATCCCCGGGAGGAAGAGCCCTGCGTCAGCCGCCGGCTgacggcagcccccggcccgccccggcgcgCCAAccccggcggcgggaggcggcggctccgcgggcgcggCGGGGTGCGCGgctccggggcggcgcggagcggggcggtgCTGGCTGCGGCCGCGGCGGCGGAACCCGCGCGGAGGAGCGGCTGCCCCTGCGGAGGAGTCGGCGCTGTCGGCTGGCGGGGCTTGGGGCGGGCAGGTGAGtcgtccccccccttccccgtgcGCGGGTGCGGAGCGAGCAGCCTCTCGGCGGGGAGCGGCTCGGGGCTTGCGAGTTCGTGCTTAGTCATTTCAGTGCGGGGATTGTCCCTCGAAACCGGCGCCGGTCGGAGCGGAGCGAAGGCAGAGCCGGCagccgctgcccgctgcccgctgcccgctgcccgcacCGCGCGGGGTGCAGCCCCCGGCTTTGTCTGCGCCGCTTCTGCCCGGGGTGGCTTCTCCCCCCGGGGCGTATTCCGCATCAGACGCAGAAAGTTAGCATCCCTGTGAAATTCTGCCTGGGCTCTTCTAAACATGTGTTAGTGAGGTGCCACGGGAATTTCGTAGCTCCCATACATGCTGGAGTCTGTGTCCAGCAAACCTGTTAGTAACCCTCGttattcttggggggggggggcgggatgaGGCAAGGGGTTATTTCTTTGGGAACTTCTGCTCTGACATTTCCTAACTTGTTAGCAATTGGCGGGCCTTTTATTAGAAATAATCAATCACTTGGCTATGGTTATTAATCGTTAAATTAATAACATTTCATTAAACGTTAAGGAAATGTTTGAGCATTGCACCTGTTTTTTCTCACGCTGCTTGTGATGAGAAGTGGGATTCTGGGCCTCGTAGCGGAAGGCAGAATTTAAACCCACCGAGCAGGTTTCCCCGTGCACCAGCTCCATGCAGGGATGCCGGCCAGCTCCAGCCTGCAAGCCTTGGACGGCGttcaggcagggctgtgccggcGCTGGCACCCTGCTTCTCCGGACGGTCCCGGGATAACGGGTCCAAAGAGCTTTTGGGTCGGAGCTGACGGACGATGTGAGAAGCTGGCAGGCACTAACATGGGGCTCACAGTCTgcatctcggggggggggggagaagggagaaggaaggaagggcaTCAGTGTTAAGAACCGGTGACAATGACACTTGCCGGTGAACTGCACTTTCAGAGAGTTGGGGGAGAAAACACAAACGAAAGAGATGGTCAGGGGAGTACCCGATGCATACTGTGCTTGTGGTATACGGAGGGTAAAACCAAACTGGTGCTTTCTGCTGCCTCTTCGGAATCTCTCTggactttttaatgaaaaacagcaaagtAACAATAACAAGGGCTAAAGAAATAAGATGTTTTCTAGTGCTGCTACTTGTTTCTCCATGCTACCAAGTGAAACACAAGGCAGCGTATCCAAAACAGGTCCAGGACCTTGTTTTGGTGGGGCGGGAATTTCCCCATATGGACTCATGCTGTGCTGTGATACTCGTCCTCAGAGCCAGAGAACAGGACCTGGCCTATTGTAGTTACTAGAACAGATGTAGCCTTAGAGACTATGACATAGTTTTGGAAATATACTGCCATCTTTTTGGGGGAGAGATGATTATTTTATCTTTCATACACATGAATACTGACAATTTTGGAACGGGTAGGTTTTTTACTTAAAACTCAAAGGACAAATGGGGTTTGCAGGCTTTCATAAAGCCTCCTGATTTAAAATTCCTGGTTTGCAAGGTGCCAAACATCCTTGACTGTCATTCAATTGATCAAAACACTTAGCAACTGCTAGGACTGAGAGGTTTTTGTTGCGTGGGCCCTTCCCAGAGAAGCCTATGAAGCCCAGAATTAACAGAATCAACCACAAATTATGCCCCTGAAaagatattattattttttgcttcaggaacaaatagacaaaaattacatttaaagggaaatggaaataaaatgtattaaatctGAAGAAGTAAAACTAGATTATGTTCTAATGAAAAATTATGAATATTCTCATTATCTTactggacttttaaaaatatatattagcaGATTCTGGAGTTGAATGGGTCAGTTGAGTACTAATTGGAAATAAAAGATggacacaaatacatatatatgtatataaaaatatatatatagcatatgtGGAAATGCAAAgatctgcacctgggatggaaaaACCCTATacaacagtacaggctggggactgactgggtaGACAGCATTctgcagaagaggacctgggTGGCCTTTCGGGCAAGAAGTTGCAGTCTGCAATGTGCCATTGCATGTCCTGGAGCATCCTGGCCTAATGAGCACGCCATCAGGTTGAGGGATGTAACTATTTCCCTCTATCCAACAAACCTTGGAATTTTACGTCCAGTTCGGggttcctcagtacaagacaCTGACATATTGGGGGAAGTCCAGTGGAAGGTCGTCAAGATGATGAGCGAACTGGTATATGATGTATAAAGGGAGGGATAACTGAGTTTGTCAATCTTAAAAAGAGAAGGTTAAGGGGAAAATCTTACTGCTGTCTCCAGCTTCCTCAGGGGAGGGTGTAGAGAGGGTGGAGGCAAACTCTTCTTAGAAGCGCGCAGCGATAGGACAAGATGCAATGAATGCAAGTCACAACATCAGATATTCCAATTAGAAATTAGGAAATAAATATTCACCtggagagtggtcaaacactgaaatgggtccagagaggctgtgaaatctccatccttggcgATGTTCAAAATTCAGCTGGACAGCACTGTGAGTgacctgatctaactttgaagttggccctTCTTTAATgggagttggactaggtgacctccagaggtcccttccaacctagatCATTCCACGATTCTGATTCTGCAATCTTTAAGCATGATGGCTGAATGCACCAGATTCTGGAGGTGACTgaatgttgttatttttaaggacaaaatGCTGTTTACTTTACACAGATTAGTAAGCCCATTGATTTCCTCAGAACTGTTGATATTTATAAAGTGAGTGGAAGGCTGGGATCTGTAGCGAGTGGATAATGTTTGTGGAATGATCACACCTATGAAAGTCTCTGAGAAAAGGATCTACACAACAAAGTCAGGATTATCTCACATCCTCATTGATGGAGCCAGAGGAATTAAAAGTGACAGGACTTCCCTAGATTTAGCAGGGTTCCCTTCAGTACAGACATCAAATGCTGCTTGCTACTAAATACCATTTACTGGAGGTACCTTCCAATTCAAAATATGTAGCTGGTGGTTGGAGGCTGGGAGGGAATTCCCAACACAGTCACTGCAGTGCCACTGCCTACGTGCACGTCCAAGTAGTATCTGCTCTTGGGGACAGGACTTACATTGTGAATCTGTATGCAGATCTTTTGAACCCCTGCACTTATAACTGgcagaaaagggagaggagatggCTCAGGAAGTGTTTTTGCTGAGCATACTTAATGAATACATGAGAATGTCAGTCTACAGGGTAGGTGGGAGCTGCTACATTGAACAAGGATTAAAGGAACACGTTTACTCACTGTATATATACACcaacactgaaagctctgctcGGTTGCCAGCCAGACTGCTCAGTAAGTGTGCATGCTGTCAAGGCAATTTCTGAAACTCAGGTAATCATTACTTAATCTTCATTTAACATTCATCAACTCCAGCTCACACTTTTTACATCCAGACATGCTTTTGGAAGACACTTGCACACCACCCGCTCCTCTCCTATAACAACAAAATGTTCAAATACAAACAGTTAAAATGTTTGACACTGTGAGGTTGTTCTTACACCCTCAGAGCCCGTCCACACTTCTGAGTCTCACTCTAGTCTTCCAAAACCAAGGTCTTCAGAGATGGCCAATATCAGCACTGTGACAGACTCTGATGATGCCCCACCTCTGGCTCAGGTGTCCTGTGGTGTTAGGATTGTAGTTTTGGGAGCGGAGAGGGGGAATGCTGAACCAGAACTCTTCATGGACACGCACCAGCTTTTATGAAACTCATCTTTCTGACTAATTCACCCCATAAAAGCTGTCTCAGGTGCAGGGTAGTAGCTCTAGTTGGGGGGAAGACTGAGTGATTCCCTTCCTCTCCAGTGGTCCGTGAGAGCATGTATTTGGGGCATAGGCAATCAAGGTTCAAAGCATCCCAGCTCAGACTATGGGCTTGAATCATGATGCCTCATATCCCATGTAAGCATTTTAATTGCCAAGTGGCTGACTATTCTGGGTAGCTCTCTCAGGTTTCTTATGTTGAATCTGTTTAATAATCACATATTTACTGGAGCATGGACTTAGACCTGAGGTTTTCTAACATCCCAGCCCAGTGCCACAGCAACGGAAAGATGGAGTCGGCCTTTCTCTCCCAGTAACATGTAATTACTTACTGCAAAGTGGAGCAATTCCTACTGACTGAGAAGCAGAGATTAATCCTGCCGTGTGTTAGTAGGACATTCAGCAGGACTGTGGGAGTACGTCAGAGCAGGAACAAGGAGGACCTGAGTGCCCCACATCCCCAGAGTGCCCCAGTGACTGACCTGTTTGCCAAACGGGGTTCTCTTGCTCCAGATGCTTATGAGGAACTTTGAAAAGTCTCTCTGTCCCGgggcagaaatgaaaacagagttGAAATCCTGTTGTCTTTTTATTTGTATGGCTGGAAAACTATTCCTCATCCAGCCTCTAATGGCAGGTCTCATTCGGTTTAGGGCGTCCAAACTTTCCTTTGGGAATTGTCACCAATTGTATAACTTCAGTGACATAACTAAAGTATTGTTTAATTCTGCAGTAGGAACAAAGCAGGACAAGAACAAAAGCTGTTCAACAGAGCAGCCTCTGTGTATCCGAGCATAGTCTTCTTATATGTAAACTCCGCGGTAAGTGTCTCAGTCCTTGCGTCTCTTGAATTTGGCCACAAGCTATTACACAGCCAGCCTAAAGGGAGGATGGGCTTCGCTACTTTGCATTACCGTGTATGGCTCAGTAAATGGACTGCCAGGAGTGTTTATTTGTCTTCTGCCTGACGTGAATTAACTCCTGCTGGAATTAAACCCTTCGTTCTTGCATAGCAAAAAACACGTTCGTGGTCAAAGGACCAGATGGAACACAACTTCGTAAAGTCTTACAGGCAACTCCCACATCATTCACTGCTGCAGTTAAAGTTACACTCTgtgtaaataaatgaaatgtaaataattgtATCACTTCTTTCATACCTTAAGGGACAACATTAATCAGCTGTGTAATTTCAAGGGAGTCAGCAGAGTTATGCTAAGTGTCATATTGGCTTTTAGTCAAAGGTGCTTTGCAGTGAGTAGTTACGACAGTAGTGCAATAACTTGGAGCCTGCCTCAGGAGGTACTGCCCTCATAAGGCATCCAGTTTGCATTTATTACTCCGGTGATAGCAAATACTTAACGCATATATACACCAGCACCTGTGATCTTCTTTACCTGTGGTCAGTCCCTGAGAAGTAAACCTTTCTCTGGACTCTGATGGACTTGGTCTCTGCAGGTTGCTGACAAATCACAATAGAAAATTATCcatatttctgatttaaaaaaaaagaaagtttaaaaatatcaaaatatattaTGCTTCTGGGAGTACACAGTATCCTGCAGTTCTGTCAATCATCTAGAATAGCAGGCGtatagaaaaataataagaaactGTGTGTGGGAAGACTAGGTAACTCTAACTTAATACATGAGCTTTGGCAATCAAAGCTGCCAATGCAAACTATCAGGACTCTGCCAGGGAGACAGATGGCACGATGACAGCAAATGGATGGGTCTCTAAAACTCAATTATCATTTCAGTTCAGGCCCTTTTTCTGTATGCCAAGTTGTGGAAGAGATTTGTTTATCTTGAGCTTTATGCATTTTGGCAGATAATTTGCATAGGTGTGAAGCTATAGGGAAGGCTGTGCTAGTGTTAGGCTGAACAcgtttttttctgctgtgtgttGTTTTCCAGGttacctttctgctttcttgcagGTGGTAGGTTTCTAAACCTTTATTTACATAAATCCATCTGCAGTCTGGAAATGTTCTTTCAGAACTCCAGAGGCAAAACGTTTTAAGATCCATTTACCATACGGAGAGAAATCACTCTAGGCAGTTTTCCAGGCCAGCGGttcttcaacattttttcttacaCCTCCTTCCATCCCCATTCTGCTCCCTTTGGCTCCTTGGCAGCGTGTTCCCATGCCCATGTCTTCCTTGGTTGGAGTACCTTATCCCCAAACCACCGTTAACTTTAGCATTCAGGACTGGTTTTCTAATTGAAACAAATTGGCAGTATGTGCAAAAATGAAACCACCGATGCCTGTCATCAAAGGATGTCTTCAGTGGGAgattcttttctcttcttccacccCAATAGCCTAATTTCTTTATATGCTTTTGGTTGCTGCCTTCTTCCCTGGAGATTTCTGAACAGCCACAGCCACATCTCTACCTGCCAAAGGAAGCATTGGCATAGTTGTGCAGCTTTCTCAGCTTGGGTATCGCTGATGAGCGTCTCAGATTCATATTCACATGCTGCTTCCTTCCAGCTGTGGAATATTTTCCTCCCCCTGATCATTCGGCGTACCTGTATGtttccctgcccctgcctgcccaggtCACGCAGATCAGCAAAACTGCTGTCAATTTAAGTAAGGCAAATTCCCAGTATTTTCAAGCTGTGCAACATGGCAGGTCATTAGAGAAAATGGGAAAGCTGTGGaattttacttatttatatttcatATCGATGTTGCTATTTAAGCGAGTGAGAGGCTCATACAAATGAGAGGCATTATTTACAAGTTAAAAGAAGTCAAATGGTAGGATATGACCACACGGTTTTCTTTCTGCAACTAAAATGTGTCTGCTCCCATGCCTGTGCAAGAAAAGTGTTTGCAGACGTCTCCTGTAGGCTGACAGAAAGCTTGCCTCTAG contains:
- the HTR5A gene encoding 5-hydroxytryptamine receptor 5A, with protein sequence MERLLNLSCFADTTPDASNRSGSSAGPDGGRAHLSVFSVLVLTLLAMLVVATFLWNGLVLATILRVRTFHRVPHNLVASMAISDVMVAALVMPLSLVHELSGRRWRLGRSLCQVWISFDVLCCTASIWNVTAIALDRYWSITRHLEYTLRIRRRISNIMIALTWALSAFISLAPLLFGWGETYSEDSEECQVSQEPSYTIFSTFGAFYLPLCVVLFVYWKIYKAAKFRIGSRKSNSITPITPEALEVKEAAQQPQMVFTVRHATVTFQTDGDTWREQKEKKAALMVGILIGVFVLCWIPFFITELINPLCSCDIPPIWKSIFLWLGYSNSFFNPLIYTAFNKNYNNAFRNLFFRQH